In Psychrobacter immobilis, a single genomic region encodes these proteins:
- a CDS encoding MliC family protein, giving the protein MKKLLAVAPFALLLSACATNAPTTTTPETNTQPVVQSFTCEDNGQLTAAYTANGQTANLNVTLPKVGLTNAKITMEQAVSGSGARYVNNVNPKTTYDWHTKADYGIMTIKSDNGQQYQVNCQL; this is encoded by the coding sequence ATGAAAAAATTATTAGCCGTAGCACCTTTTGCTCTATTATTGTCTGCCTGCGCCACTAATGCACCAACCACTACGACCCCAGAGACCAATACTCAGCCAGTAGTCCAATCATTCACTTGTGAAGACAATGGTCAACTCACTGCTGCCTACACTGCCAATGGTCAAACTGCTAACCTAAACGTGACCTTGCCTAAAGTTGGCTTAACCAACGCAAAAATCACTATGGAGCAAGCGGTATCAGGTTCTGGCGCTCGTTATGTCAATAATGTTAACCCTAAAACCACTTACGATTGGCACACCAAAGCGGATTACGGCATCATGACCATCAAATCAGATAATGGTCAACAATACCAAGTGAACTGCCAACTATAA
- a CDS encoding AraC family transcriptional regulator encodes MKTKTVEQLLSILPKNQTIESDISGLFFYCADRPRKTVSYIQEPSICIVLQGTREIYLGTDCQKFDDSSLMFCPVNIPISMHIKHATVEKPVIVLSMKLNLALIREVMAQIPPRKNADYEHLGIKWPLEDTILTAFERLIDLLNYPNDIDFLSSLIQQEIYYRLLSAQQGHKLRQLVVNGSHTHRIAQATDWLKAHLEEPVIIEDLASRCGMSVSGFHQHFKEITQLSPLQYQKSLRLMKARQLIQLGEAQVSQIAMQVGYESPSQFSREYKRLFGVSPSSELNI; translated from the coding sequence ATGAAAACAAAAACGGTTGAGCAGCTACTTAGTATATTACCCAAAAACCAAACCATCGAATCAGACATTTCAGGCTTGTTTTTTTATTGTGCCGACAGACCAAGAAAGACTGTCAGCTATATCCAAGAACCTAGTATATGTATCGTCTTACAAGGCACGCGTGAAATTTACTTAGGTACAGATTGCCAGAAATTTGATGACAGCAGTCTGATGTTCTGCCCTGTAAATATTCCTATAAGCATGCATATCAAACACGCCACTGTAGAGAAGCCTGTCATCGTATTGTCTATGAAATTAAATTTGGCGCTCATTCGTGAAGTCATGGCGCAAATACCACCTCGGAAAAATGCCGATTATGAGCATCTAGGTATAAAATGGCCATTAGAAGACACCATATTAACTGCATTCGAGCGGCTGATAGACTTGCTTAATTATCCAAATGATATAGATTTTTTATCATCTTTAATTCAGCAAGAAATTTATTATCGGCTACTCTCAGCACAGCAAGGTCATAAACTTCGGCAACTGGTGGTTAATGGCAGTCACACCCACCGTATTGCCCAAGCTACCGATTGGCTAAAAGCGCATTTAGAAGAGCCCGTCATCATAGAAGATTTGGCCAGTCGCTGCGGTATGAGCGTGTCGGGATTTCATCAACATTTTAAAGAAATCACTCAACTAAGCCCGCTTCAATATCAAAAAAGCCTACGATTGATGAAAGCGCGGCAGCTGATTCAACTCGGCGAAGCACAAGTATCGCAAATCGCCATGCAAGTAGGCTATGAGAGTCCCAGCCAATTTAGCCGTGAATATAAGCGGCTATTTGGAGTAAGCCCAAGCAGTGAGTTAAATATCTAG
- a CDS encoding metallophosphoesterase family protein, with amino-acid sequence MAHSNSNSNNKQLNTIAAISDIHSNVFALEAVLTDIKQRDIDQIVNLGDILYGPIAPKDTYALLMAQQNDIITIRGNQDRQIYEATTAEIGNSATMAFIIEDLPKAAVKWLQNLPFDCHLSEDVYLCHGSPTDDMVYL; translated from the coding sequence ATGGCGCACTCTAACTCCAACTCTAATAACAAGCAATTAAATACTATAGCGGCTATTTCCGACATTCATAGTAATGTCTTCGCACTTGAAGCCGTGCTGACTGATATTAAACAGCGCGATATTGATCAAATTGTTAATCTGGGCGATATTCTATACGGACCGATTGCCCCCAAAGATACCTATGCGCTCTTAATGGCACAGCAGAACGATATCATTACTATTCGAGGTAATCAGGATAGACAGATTTATGAAGCGACAACAGCGGAGATTGGCAACAGCGCAACCATGGCTTTTATCATAGAGGACTTGCCAAAAGCAGCGGTTAAGTGGCTGCAGAATTTGCCGTTTGATTGTCATCTGAGTGAAGATGTTTATCTGTGCCATGGGTCACCAACCGATGACATGGTATATTTGTGA
- a CDS encoding DMT family transporter: protein MKATLYTVIALIAFAANSLFCRMALAEGHIDAWSFTILRLLSAAVCLGIIMAIHAYRLRQHVREPDSIAHAAILSDKGSWLSSVSLVIYALCFSIAYVELDTGTGALILFSAVQLTMIGWGIYKKEQLSGLQWLAFIVAVAGFVYLMLPSAAVPSLLAAVLMAISGAAWGIYSIRGKSCVSPLRATGFNFIRCLIAAPILLVISMTYLDNIGLENINLGDITIKGVLLACASGAIASGIGYSIWYMAMPLLKNTQAAVVQLCVPILAAILGVVFLSEQLTLPFVIASSVILGAVLVFILNREKAPT, encoded by the coding sequence TTGAAAGCCACCTTGTACACCGTTATTGCATTAATCGCCTTTGCTGCAAACTCTCTCTTTTGCCGGATGGCGTTAGCAGAGGGTCATATAGATGCTTGGAGCTTTACCATTCTGCGCCTGCTGAGCGCTGCTGTCTGCCTAGGTATTATCATGGCCATTCATGCTTATCGGTTACGACAGCATGTGCGAGAGCCTGACAGCATTGCTCACGCTGCTATTTTAAGTGACAAAGGCAGCTGGTTAAGCAGCGTGAGCTTAGTGATTTATGCACTATGCTTTTCGATTGCTTATGTAGAGTTGGATACTGGTACAGGAGCACTGATTCTATTTTCAGCGGTTCAGCTGACGATGATTGGTTGGGGCATCTATAAGAAAGAGCAATTGAGCGGCTTACAATGGCTGGCATTTATCGTAGCGGTAGCAGGGTTTGTCTATTTGATGCTACCGTCAGCAGCGGTGCCTTCGTTACTAGCGGCGGTGCTTATGGCAATCAGTGGTGCTGCTTGGGGCATATATAGCATACGCGGCAAATCATGCGTGTCACCGCTGCGAGCCACAGGGTTTAATTTCATTCGGTGTCTGATAGCAGCGCCCATACTGTTAGTGATAAGCATGACTTATCTAGACAATATAGGCTTGGAAAACATCAATTTAGGTGACATTACTATCAAGGGAGTACTTTTGGCCTGTGCATCAGGAGCGATCGCATCCGGTATAGGCTATAGCATCTGGTATATGGCCATGCCTTTGTTAAAAAACACCCAAGCAGCAGTTGTACAACTGTGTGTCCCTATACTGGCTGCGATATTAGGCGTGGTGTTTTTATCTGAGCAATTGACATTACCATTCGTTATAGCAAGCTCGGTTATCTTGGGTGCAGTATTGGTATTTATTTTAAATAGAGAAAAAGCCCCTACGTGA
- a CDS encoding SLC13 family permease: MSEQKLDSHLPDDGNEYLFTDTFPKGTGKGLIVVAIAAVISMIIYNVLPFDINANKGLALLFFIGVLWLTEALHVTITALLVVVVGALVGIPEFDAEIGLQSFANPTIYLFFGGFALAAALHVQQLDKKIALKILSMSGGKLSTAVFLIFGVTAFLSMWISNTATAAMMLPLALGILTQVDREKDRGTFVFVLLGIAYSASLGGLGTIVGSPPNAIAAKALNIAFVDWMKFGVPMMLVLLPLLLGAMYVFLKPNLNRKIVLVEDEPIVWNKPRVVTIIVFIVTALSWIFSKKIGAALDITDTDAVIALSAAAAVVSLGLVSWKQVSDNTDWGVLMLFGGGIALSTILKVSGASLVLGETVANALSSAPLIVVMIAVSAFIIFLTEFASNTASAALLVPVFAAIAEQMGLPHEVLVLVIGIGASCAFMLPVATPPNAIVFGTGLIKQSEMIRTGVILNIIATFVVGLWAYFFLI, translated from the coding sequence ATGTCAGAGCAAAAATTAGATAGCCATCTTCCTGATGATGGCAATGAGTATTTATTTACCGATACCTTTCCAAAGGGTACTGGTAAAGGGTTGATAGTGGTCGCTATTGCGGCGGTTATCAGTATGATTATTTATAATGTATTGCCATTCGATATCAATGCCAATAAGGGTCTTGCCTTATTGTTCTTCATCGGCGTATTGTGGCTAACGGAAGCGTTGCACGTCACGATTACGGCACTATTGGTAGTCGTGGTTGGTGCCTTAGTTGGTATACCAGAATTTGATGCCGAAATAGGCTTACAAAGCTTTGCCAATCCGACCATTTATTTGTTTTTTGGTGGTTTTGCTTTAGCTGCAGCCTTGCATGTGCAGCAATTGGATAAAAAAATTGCCCTGAAGATTTTATCGATGTCAGGTGGCAAATTAAGCACGGCGGTATTTTTGATATTTGGCGTGACCGCATTTTTGTCGATGTGGATATCGAATACTGCGACGGCGGCGATGATGTTGCCATTAGCACTGGGTATTTTAACGCAAGTTGACCGTGAAAAAGACCGAGGTACTTTTGTATTTGTACTATTAGGTATCGCTTATTCAGCAAGCCTTGGTGGTTTAGGTACGATCGTTGGTTCGCCACCAAATGCTATCGCTGCAAAAGCGCTCAATATTGCCTTTGTGGACTGGATGAAGTTTGGTGTGCCGATGATGCTGGTATTATTGCCGCTATTGTTAGGCGCGATGTATGTGTTTTTGAAGCCCAACCTGAATCGTAAAATTGTACTGGTTGAAGATGAGCCTATTGTATGGAATAAACCTCGCGTAGTGACGATTATCGTCTTTATTGTCACCGCATTGAGCTGGATTTTCTCCAAAAAGATTGGTGCTGCGCTTGATATTACAGATACTGACGCGGTTATTGCCTTATCAGCCGCTGCCGCTGTGGTCAGCTTAGGCTTGGTATCGTGGAAGCAAGTGTCTGATAATACGGATTGGGGTGTACTCATGCTGTTCGGTGGTGGTATCGCCCTGTCGACGATTCTGAAAGTGTCAGGTGCCTCTTTGGTGCTAGGGGAGACGGTCGCTAATGCCTTGTCTTCTGCACCGCTTATCGTGGTGATGATTGCGGTATCAGCATTTATTATTTTCTTGACGGAGTTTGCTTCTAATACCGCCTCTGCCGCCCTGCTGGTTCCCGTATTTGCTGCCATTGCAGAGCAGATGGGTTTACCGCACGAAGTGTTGGTATTGGTCATCGGTATTGGTGCATCTTGTGCCTTTATGCTACCCGTTGCGACACCGCCAAATGCGATTGTCTTTGGTACGGGATTGATTAAACAGAGCGAAATGATCCGTACAGGTGTCATTCTTAATATCATTGCTACCTTTGTCGTCGGATTGTGGGCTTATTTCTTCTTAATATAG
- a CDS encoding IS1595 family transposase has translation MKITRCKLSKKVQRRLLEFFAAEVTARTAADLLDIQPNTAALFYHKIRLVIDDHLSLEADELFDGEVELDESYFGGVRKGKRGRGAAGKTAVFGILKRNGKVYTIVVADTKQTTLMPVIKRKIKPDSFVYTDSYRSYNALDVSEFKHLRVNHSKEFTCGKNNHINGIENFWNQSKRILRKYNGIDKKNFHLFLKECEFRFNYGSPSTQLKTLRIWCDV, from the coding sequence ATGAAGATAACCCGTTGTAAACTAAGTAAAAAAGTACAGCGAAGACTGTTAGAGTTTTTTGCAGCTGAAGTAACCGCTAGAACAGCCGCAGATTTGCTCGACATTCAACCTAACACTGCGGCACTTTTTTATCATAAAATTAGACTTGTAATAGACGACCATCTCTCATTAGAAGCTGATGAGCTCTTTGATGGTGAAGTCGAATTAGATGAAAGTTACTTTGGCGGCGTACGCAAAGGCAAAAGAGGTCGCGGGGCTGCTGGTAAGACAGCTGTATTTGGTATTCTAAAACGAAATGGTAAGGTTTATACCATTGTCGTAGCAGACACCAAACAGACGACTCTAATGCCTGTCATCAAACGTAAAATCAAGCCTGACAGCTTTGTTTATACTGATAGTTATCGAAGTTACAATGCGTTAGATGTGAGCGAGTTTAAACACCTCAGAGTCAATCACTCTAAAGAGTTTACTTGCGGTAAAAACAATCACATCAATGGCATTGAGAACTTTTGGAACCAGTCTAAACGAATACTCAGAAAATATAATGGGATCGATAAGAAGAACTTCCATTTATTTTTAAAAGAGTGTGAGTTTAGATTCAACTATGGATCACCGTCTACTCAGCTTAAAACTCTGAGAATATGGTGTGATGTTTAA
- a CDS encoding DUF1543 domain-containing protein, producing MPTLFMLQLGGRPKGRLIEQHDIFFGVANQVSELVDDINHHWPEVKNKWHIDSYRAITKVGNHTVKLIESNNQTANDNGLKLFFINLGGYRRGSFEEFHHKLLIVAATQADAIKQAKQSTFYKEFTFKDKDSPFNAASHIDDKFQVDIDDIYDVNDLVSNIQILIEPTIHNSHELANADEDKEYVGYLSIKNLRKLF from the coding sequence ATGCCAACACTCTTTATGTTACAGCTTGGTGGTCGCCCCAAAGGTCGTTTGATTGAGCAGCATGATATTTTCTTTGGTGTGGCCAATCAGGTGAGCGAGCTGGTAGACGATATCAATCACCACTGGCCTGAAGTCAAAAACAAATGGCATATTGATTCATACAGAGCGATTACCAAAGTGGGAAACCATACTGTTAAATTGATCGAGTCAAACAATCAAACAGCGAATGATAACGGTTTAAAACTGTTCTTTATTAATTTAGGCGGCTATCGGCGGGGGAGTTTTGAAGAGTTTCATCATAAACTGCTTATCGTCGCTGCTACTCAAGCAGATGCTATTAAACAAGCCAAACAAAGTACATTTTATAAAGAATTTACTTTTAAAGATAAAGACTCACCTTTTAATGCCGCATCGCACATTGATGATAAATTTCAGGTAGATATCGATGATATATACGACGTGAACGACCTTGTCTCAAACATACAGATTTTAATTGAGCCTACGATTCATAATAGTCACGAACTTGCAAATGCTGATGAAGATAAAGAGTATGTTGGTTATCTAAGTATCAAGAATTTAAGGAAGTTATTTTAA
- a CDS encoding organic hydroperoxide resistance protein, producing the protein MKIFYKTCATATGGRSGHTGLDDGSLAFDLVSFQETDKEGVNPEQLFAMGYAACFDSALNLTAQQMKLPITASKTSTQVGIGMKADGSYNLDIDLYVEVSGIDEAQAQILVETAHQVCPYSNATRGNVDARLHVTVV; encoded by the coding sequence ATGAAAATTTTCTATAAAACGTGCGCAACAGCAACCGGTGGTCGTTCTGGTCATACAGGTCTTGACGATGGTTCGCTAGCTTTTGATCTGGTCTCTTTTCAAGAAACAGACAAGGAAGGTGTCAATCCAGAGCAGCTTTTTGCAATGGGTTACGCAGCTTGTTTTGATAGTGCTTTAAATCTGACCGCCCAGCAAATGAAACTGCCAATCACTGCCTCAAAAACCTCGACCCAAGTGGGTATTGGTATGAAAGCCGATGGTAGCTATAACCTAGATATAGATTTGTATGTTGAAGTGTCGGGCATTGATGAGGCTCAAGCGCAAATACTGGTCGAAACAGCTCACCAAGTTTGCCCATACTCTAATGCTACTCGCGGTAATGTCGATGCACGTTTGCATGTGACCGTGGTTTAA
- the hrpA gene encoding ATP-dependent RNA helicase HrpA, producing MVVDLPVLAKDSYYLSRLERELARAAVAKNKKVSDDKADDGLTKKRAQYEKIKTRSQQAVQARMDSIPEKLAEKLNLDLPVSQRAEDLVQAIIDHQVIIVAGETGSGKTTQLPKLAMLAGRGITGQIGHTQPRRLAARSVANRIAEELGEQLGNTVSFKIRFNEQGTAQSVVKLMTDGILLAELGHDRFLSKYDTIIIDEAHERSLNIDFIMGYLKKLLPKRPDLKVIITSATLDTKRFSEYFSRYDNKLKRNVPAPIFNVEGRSFPVEVRYRPLTDEPVNSSDDDSYDDFEENLPRAVVAAVEECFGDAQNKGHADQADILIFAATEAEIRELQEVLERHGPKHTEVLPLFARQTYEEQQRIFQPSGRGRRIVIATNVAETALTVPGIRYVIDLGFARISRYSYRSRVQRLPIEAISQAAANQRKGRCGRVAPGVCIRLYSEEDFTGRPEFTEPEILRTNLASVILQMANLRLGSVDDFAFIEPPDSRLVTDGHKLLDELGAITSKSEATAAHQTNKPKPKNSLDHLSLTPTGQKMARMPIDPRLARMLVAGSDFDCIREMLIVVAALAVQDPRERPANKRQQADQKHAEFRQDDSDFLFYLSLWKALFEKDEDGNKLSGNQRKNFTKKNYLSFPRVREWNQTHRQLVQMVTDLKLTDVKEAKASDKGTDKNTSLENMTSDPTAIEDEELKAVKYANLHRALLTGLLSTIAHKTENRGEYLAARQQKAKIFPASTVFKQVPPWVMAFEVVETSQVFMRTVAKIEPEWIISAAGNLLKYHYFEPHWSKKTGRVKAYAQISLFGLIIISKQLTNYEQVNLVESREIFIRDGLVTGNLGRQAPFLQHNMDKIADIERIEDKLRRRDLLVDEEALYQFYDKKIPEHIASRKAFEDWRAEVEKTDANYLFFTDDDVLNSQAPTTGDFPEVWKLGDLKLPLRYVFDPSSDDDGVTIRVPLAALPQLDAIELLWGVPGWRYELVLQLLKSLPKDIRRQIVPIPDTADSLFDELQPAGGQGLLKQLCQALNRRGVMSVTPDSFNPSSIDRYLQPQICVVDDKNRIIEKGRDLQTLQIRHASETRQAVNEQQGTHTKFPEHFAFSKNHHSAGVVMKQFAALVADASGEAVSIHQYTDVNAALQAHRIGVLTLIKGKLGAKKKQLTSQIDKIFKLAFAPLGDMEKLKTIVIDAALDASLEEHYVLFDHSADLPESADDAAVALAEELPFTPEEYEKTLEVVSGNFLLTGQNVIKILKNVYTRWQRIRQSLLMLDREVFGESIEDIEDQLEDLHLADFVYRMDYSHWQQYPRYLEALEIRIERLEHNLESDLEGVYALDVHMERLANRANDKAISEYRWMVEEYRIQLFAQPMKTRMAVSPKRLSKMWDKIS from the coding sequence ATGGTTGTTGATTTACCAGTACTCGCTAAAGACAGTTATTATTTAAGTCGTCTTGAGCGTGAACTGGCAAGGGCTGCCGTGGCTAAAAATAAAAAAGTTTCTGACGATAAAGCGGATGATGGGCTAACTAAAAAACGTGCGCAGTATGAAAAAATCAAGACCCGCTCACAGCAAGCGGTGCAGGCACGTATGGATAGCATTCCAGAAAAACTGGCAGAAAAACTGAATCTTGATTTGCCCGTGAGTCAACGTGCAGAAGATTTAGTACAGGCGATTATTGATCACCAAGTCATTATTGTTGCAGGGGAGACGGGTTCTGGTAAGACGACGCAATTGCCTAAGCTGGCAATGCTGGCAGGTCGCGGTATCACTGGGCAGATAGGGCATACCCAGCCTCGACGATTGGCCGCGCGCAGTGTGGCAAACCGTATCGCTGAAGAATTGGGCGAGCAGCTCGGTAATACTGTCAGCTTCAAGATTCGCTTTAATGAGCAGGGTACGGCGCAATCTGTTGTTAAGCTGATGACCGATGGTATCTTACTGGCTGAATTAGGTCACGATAGATTCTTGAGTAAATACGATACCATCATTATTGATGAGGCGCATGAACGTAGCTTAAACATTGATTTCATTATGGGTTATCTGAAAAAGCTACTGCCCAAACGTCCTGATTTAAAAGTGATTATTACCTCAGCAACACTTGATACCAAACGCTTTAGTGAATACTTTAGCCGCTATGATAATAAGCTCAAGCGCAACGTACCTGCACCTATTTTCAATGTCGAAGGTCGTAGTTTTCCTGTTGAAGTTCGTTACCGTCCCCTCACTGATGAGCCAGTGAACAGCTCCGATGATGACAGCTACGATGACTTTGAAGAAAATCTGCCACGTGCGGTTGTGGCCGCCGTCGAAGAATGCTTTGGCGATGCACAAAATAAAGGTCATGCTGACCAAGCAGACATTTTGATATTTGCCGCCACAGAAGCTGAGATTCGGGAGCTCCAAGAGGTGCTTGAGCGTCATGGGCCAAAGCATACGGAAGTGCTGCCATTATTTGCACGGCAGACTTATGAAGAGCAGCAGCGTATCTTTCAGCCGTCAGGTCGTGGCAGGCGTATCGTTATCGCGACCAACGTTGCCGAGACTGCATTGACCGTACCGGGTATCCGCTATGTGATTGATTTAGGGTTTGCGCGGATTTCTCGTTATTCGTATCGCTCACGCGTACAGCGTTTACCGATTGAGGCGATCTCGCAAGCGGCTGCCAATCAGCGTAAAGGTCGTTGTGGTCGTGTCGCACCAGGGGTTTGTATTCGTCTGTATAGTGAAGAGGACTTTACTGGTCGTCCGGAATTTACCGAGCCTGAGATTTTACGAACTAACTTAGCCTCGGTTATTTTACAGATGGCCAATCTTCGTTTAGGTAGCGTTGATGATTTTGCCTTTATTGAGCCACCTGATAGCCGCTTAGTTACTGATGGTCATAAATTGCTCGATGAATTGGGTGCCATTACCTCGAAAAGCGAAGCAACTGCTGCTCATCAAACCAATAAGCCAAAACCCAAAAACAGCCTCGACCATTTAAGCCTGACGCCCACTGGGCAAAAAATGGCGCGTATGCCAATCGATCCAAGACTGGCACGTATGTTAGTCGCAGGTAGTGATTTTGATTGTATCCGTGAAATGCTTATCGTTGTCGCCGCGCTTGCCGTACAGGATCCACGCGAGCGTCCTGCCAATAAACGTCAGCAAGCCGATCAAAAGCATGCGGAATTTCGTCAAGATGATTCTGACTTTTTATTCTATTTGAGTCTGTGGAAAGCATTGTTTGAAAAAGATGAAGATGGCAATAAGCTGTCTGGCAATCAGCGTAAGAATTTTACCAAGAAAAACTATCTGAGCTTCCCGCGTGTACGTGAGTGGAATCAAACCCATCGTCAGTTAGTACAAATGGTCACAGACCTTAAGCTGACGGATGTTAAAGAGGCAAAAGCTTCCGATAAAGGAACCGATAAAAATACTTCGTTAGAAAACATGACTAGCGATCCTACCGCGATCGAAGATGAAGAACTTAAAGCGGTTAAATATGCCAATTTACACCGCGCATTATTGACAGGTCTATTGTCTACGATTGCGCATAAAACCGAAAATCGCGGTGAATACTTAGCCGCGCGCCAGCAAAAAGCCAAAATATTCCCAGCCAGTACAGTATTTAAACAAGTACCGCCTTGGGTCATGGCTTTTGAAGTGGTCGAAACCTCGCAAGTCTTTATGCGCACTGTTGCCAAAATTGAACCAGAATGGATTATCTCAGCCGCTGGTAATTTATTAAAGTACCATTACTTTGAGCCGCATTGGTCGAAGAAGACTGGACGAGTGAAAGCTTACGCGCAGATTAGCTTATTTGGGCTGATTATTATTAGTAAACAGCTGACCAATTATGAGCAAGTGAACTTAGTTGAGTCACGAGAAATCTTCATTCGTGATGGTCTGGTGACTGGTAATTTGGGGCGTCAAGCGCCATTTTTACAGCATAATATGGATAAAATTGCCGACATTGAACGCATTGAAGATAAGTTACGTCGCCGTGATTTGTTGGTTGACGAAGAAGCACTGTATCAGTTTTATGATAAAAAAATACCTGAGCATATTGCCAGTCGCAAAGCCTTTGAAGATTGGCGTGCCGAGGTCGAAAAAACTGATGCTAACTATCTATTTTTTACCGATGATGACGTGCTCAATAGCCAAGCACCGACCACAGGCGATTTCCCAGAAGTGTGGAAATTGGGTGATTTAAAACTACCGCTACGTTATGTCTTTGATCCGTCCAGCGATGATGATGGCGTGACCATTCGTGTGCCACTTGCCGCCCTACCGCAGCTTGATGCGATCGAACTATTATGGGGCGTACCCGGTTGGCGTTATGAGCTAGTATTGCAATTGCTTAAGTCACTACCAAAGGATATTCGCCGTCAAATTGTACCGATTCCTGATACAGCCGATAGCTTGTTTGATGAACTGCAACCCGCTGGTGGACAAGGATTGCTTAAACAGCTTTGCCAAGCGCTCAACCGTCGCGGCGTTATGTCAGTGACGCCTGATAGCTTTAATCCCTCTAGCATTGATCGCTATTTACAGCCCCAAATCTGTGTGGTCGATGACAAAAACCGTATTATCGAAAAGGGTCGCGACCTGCAAACCCTACAGATTCGTCATGCTTCTGAAACCCGCCAAGCGGTGAATGAGCAGCAAGGTACGCATACGAAATTCCCTGAGCATTTTGCCTTTAGCAAAAATCATCATAGTGCAGGAGTGGTGATGAAGCAGTTTGCTGCGCTCGTAGCAGATGCGTCAGGTGAAGCGGTATCTATCCATCAATATACCGATGTCAATGCCGCGTTACAGGCACACCGTATCGGGGTTTTGACCTTGATAAAAGGTAAGCTTGGTGCGAAGAAAAAACAGCTGACCAGCCAAATTGATAAGATATTTAAATTGGCATTCGCGCCACTTGGTGATATGGAGAAGCTAAAAACCATCGTCATCGATGCGGCATTGGACGCGTCGCTTGAAGAGCATTATGTATTATTTGATCATAGTGCTGATTTGCCTGAAAGTGCTGATGATGCTGCCGTAGCGCTTGCTGAAGAATTGCCCTTTACACCAGAAGAGTACGAGAAAACCTTGGAAGTGGTGTCGGGTAACTTTCTATTGACCGGTCAAAACGTCATAAAAATCCTTAAAAATGTTTATACTCGCTGGCAACGTATTCGCCAAAGCTTACTCATGCTCGATCGAGAGGTATTTGGTGAGTCTATCGAAGATATCGAAGACCAGCTAGAAGATTTGCACTTGGCTGATTTTGTTTATCGTATGGATTATAGCCATTGGCAGCAGTATCCGCGCTATCTAGAGGCGCTTGAAATTCGTATCGAACGGCTTGAGCACAATCTCGAATCTGATCTCGAAGGTGTATACGCGCTTGATGTACATATGGAGCGGTTGGCAAATCGTGCCAATGATAAAGCCATTAGTGAATACCGCTGGATGGTCGAGGAGTATCGTATTCAGCTATTCGCGCAACCGATGAAAACCCGCATGGCAGTGTCACCAAAGCGCCTAAGCAAGATGTGGGATAAAATTAGTTAG
- a CDS encoding metallophosphoesterase family protein: protein MALLNGIGSSVIICGHTHIPRIVTLSTGQMVVNTGSVGYPAYEDDLPIAHKMQTYSPHASYAIIKCVDTEQGKYWQTEHIKVPYDYEAAAKLASMNGREDWAFALRTGRVLP, encoded by the coding sequence TTGGCACTGCTTAACGGTATTGGCAGTTCAGTGATCATATGTGGTCATACTCATATCCCACGTATAGTCACGCTATCGACAGGGCAGATGGTCGTCAATACAGGTAGCGTTGGTTACCCAGCCTATGAAGATGATTTGCCTATCGCTCATAAAATGCAAACCTATTCGCCCCATGCCAGTTACGCGATTATTAAATGTGTTGATACTGAACAGGGCAAATACTGGCAAACTGAGCATATCAAAGTGCCTTATGATTATGAGGCTGCGGCTAAATTAGCTTCAATGAACGGTCGTGAAGACTGGGCGTTTGCACTGAGAACAGGGCGAGTATTGCCTTGA